A region of Solanum dulcamara chromosome 7, daSolDulc1.2, whole genome shotgun sequence DNA encodes the following proteins:
- the LOC129894208 gene encoding protein transport protein SEC23 G, whose product MDFVELEAIEGLRWSWNSWPVSKSEASALIIPLSIMCTPLMHFNELPVLPYDPLICSQCGAVLNPYARVDYQSRIWICPFCYRKNPFPKTYLGINENNIPAELFPTYSTVEYHLGKKGLAQNPNSSSNFGNMSLLSKMPSFSSTSSSLDWAGYGFGPAFVFVVDSCTSDEELGVVKDELLHVIAQLPETALVGLVVFDSTVRVYDLGFGECCRVVMFHGERELSSEQTKQLLGIHRMKYQAGMVHMAPKQGFLIPLSEGEFSITSAIEDIHSSPQVMPGHRPLRATGVAVSVAVGLLEGCLVSAGSRIMIFTSGPATIGPGMIVNSDFGNTIRNQRDIGNGYAPYYKKSSEFYKQISRRLSDSSIALDLFACSLDQVGAAELRAPVESSGGFMMLTESFDSDQFRKCLRHIFSHDEVGNLRMCLDATIEIVTTKHVKICGALGSCVSLQKKNGSVSDKEIGEGGTYMWKLGALTDKMCIAFFFEVGDEQKAQPSSAFFIQFITNYRYGSMGIRKRVITAARRWVGNHSPEIAAGFDQEAAASVMARLAIHRAESNFSQDVVRWLDKRLIRFASKFGDYIPEDPSSFRLATNLSLFPQFIYYLRRSQFIDVFNCTPDETAFFRLLLNREGVVRALIMVQPTLFQYSFDGPPIPVLLDICSVSPDVILLFDSYFYVVIHYGSKIAQWRKLGYDKDPSHDSFCKLLEAPEIDAEQLVSERIPVPKLVKCDQHSSQARFLLAKLNPSVTHNSTYTQGSDIIFTEELSLQVFIEHLQALAVQG is encoded by the exons ATGGATTTCGTGGAACTGGAGGCAATTGAAGGTCTCCGCTGGTCATGGAATTCATGGCCAGTATCAAAATCCGAAGCTTCAGCTCTGATAATCCCACTATCTATTATGTGTACACCATTGATGCATTTCAACGAGCTCCCTGTTCTTCCTTATGATCCTCTTATATGCTCTCAATGCGGCGCCGTTTTGAACCCGTATGCTCGTGTTGATTACCAATCGAGAATATGGATTTGCCCTTTTTGTTACCGGAAAAACCCGTTTCCGAAAACCTATCTTGGAATCAATGAAAACAATATACCTGCTGAGCTTTTCCCGACGTACAGTACCGTTGAGTATCATTTGGGCAAAAAGGGTTTAGCTCAAAATCCGAATTCGAGCTCTAATTTTGGAAATATGTCATTGTTATCGAAAATGCCTTCATTTTCGAGTACTTCCTCTAGCTTGGATTGGGCGGGATATGGGTTTGGTCCGGCGTTTGTGTTTGTTGTGGATTCTTGTACATCGGATGAGGAGCTTGGGGTGGTGAAAGATGAGCTTCTTCATGTGATTGCTCAATTGCCTGAAACTGCATTAGTGGGGTTGGTGGTATTTGATTCAACGGTTAGAGTTTATGATCTTGGTTTTGGAGAGTGCTGTAGAGTTGTGATGTTCCATGGTGAGCGTGAGCTTTCTTCTGAGCAG ACCAAGCAACTCCTGGGTATTCATCGTATGAAGTACCAAGCAGGAATGGTACATATGGCTCCAAAACAGGGATTCCTGATACCGCTATCAGAAGGGGAGTTCAGCATTACATCAGCAATTGAAGATATCCATTCTTCACCGCAGGTTATGCCAGGGCATAGACCTTTACGGGCTACAGGAGTAGCAGTATCAGTTGCTGTTGGACTACTAGAAGGATGCTTGGTCTCTGCAGGTTCGCGTATCATGATCTTCACCTCAGGGCCAGCAACAATCGGCCCAGGGATGATTGTAAACTCTGATTTTGGCAATACCATTAGGAATCAGCGAGACATTGGTAATGGTTATGCACCATACTACAAGAAGTCCAGTGAATTTTATAAGCAGATATCTAGAAGATTGTCTGATTCATCCATTGCTCTTGATCTCTTTGCTTGTTCATTGGATCAAGTTGGAGCAGCTGAGCTTAGAGCTCCAGTTGAAAGTTCAGGGGGGTTCATGATGTTAACAGAGTCATTTGACTCGGACCAGTTCAGAAAGTGTTTGCGTCACATATTTAGCCATGATGAGGTTGGTAATTTGAGaatgtgtcttgatgcaactaTTGAGATAGTAACGACAAAGCATGTTAAAATTTGTGGGGCTCTTGGTTCATGTGTTTCTCTTCAGAAGAAGAATGGTTCAGTCAGTGACAAAGAAATTGGCGAGGGAGGTACCTATATGTGGAAATTGGGGGCACTTACTGATAAAATGTGTATTGCCTTCTTTTTCGAAGTAGGGGATGAACAGAAAGCCCAACCTAGTTCTGCATTTTTCATACAGTTCATAACAAACTATAGATATGGAAGCATGGGAATTCGGAAGAGGGTGATCACTGCTGCAAGAAGGTGGGTCGGGAACCACTCTCCGGAAATTGCTGCTGGTTTTGATCAGGAAGCAGCAGCTTCAGTGATGGCTAGACTTGCCATTCATAGAGCAGAGAGCAATTTTTCTCAAGATGTTGTCCGGTGGCTTGATAAACGTTTGATACGTTTTGCTTCAAAGTTTGGAGATTATATCCCGGAAGACCCCTCATCATTCCGTCTCGCGACTAATTTATCCCTTTTCCCACAGTTCATTTATTATCTAAGGAGATCCCAGTTTATTGATGTCTTCAACTGCACCCCAGATGAGACTGCTTTTTTCCGTCTGTTGTTAAACCGTGAGGGGGTAGTTCGCGCACTTATTATGGTCCAGCCAACCCTTTTCCAGTATTCATTCGACGGCCCCCCTATCCCCGTTCTCTTAGACATCTGCTCCGTCTCTCCGGACGTTATCTTGCTCTTTGACTCCTACTTCTATGTGGTTATTCATTATGGCTCTAAGATTGCACAATGGCGTAAACTTGGCTACGACAAGGATCCTAGCCACGACAGTTTCTGCAAACTGTTAGAAGCTCCTGAGATCGATGCAGAGCAACTAGTATCCGAAAGGATCCCTGTGCCAAAGCTTGTGAAGTGTGACCAGCATAGTAGTCAGGCTAGATTTCTTCTTGCCAAGTTGAATCCATCTGTTACACACAACTCAACTTACACACAAGGCTCAGATATTATATTTACTGAAGAACTAAGCCTACAAGTTTTTATTGAGCACTTGCAAGCTTTAGCAGTGCAGGGTTAA
- the LOC129894221 gene encoding magnesium transporter MRS2-2-like isoform X2, which yields MMMMGREGGGHVVPVDPGTVVGVLKKKGVGSRSWLLMDASGLETVLDVDKYEIMHRVQIHARDLRIIDPLLSYPSAILGRERAIVLNLEHIKAIITSEEVLLRDPSDENVTPVVEELRRRLKPMNANREDQREEKDSNVQHDIETTEEDESPFEFRALEVALEAICSYLAARTLELETAVYPALDMLTSKISSRNLDRVRKLKSQMTRLTARVQKVRDELEQLLDDDDDMADLYLSRKLAGASPVSGSGAASWFLVSPTIGSKISRASRASIATVRGDENDVEELEMLLEAYFMQIDGTFNKLTTLREYIDNTEDYINIQLDNHRNQLIQLSLCSWAFVMLAAVRTFSQFRNCVCIYLLFDCWDFWDEHSIFLES from the exons atgatgatgatgggtCGAGAAGGTGGTGGGCATGTGGTTCCGGTGGATCCAGGTACGGTGGTGGGTGTATTGAAGAAGAAAGGTGTGGGTTCAAGGAGTTGGCTTTTGATGGATGCTTCAGGTTTGGAAACTGTTCTAGATGTTGATAAGTATGAGATTATGCATCGCGTGCAAATTCACGCTCGTGATCTTCGCATTATCGATCCTCTTCTTTCTTATCCTTCCGCCATTCTTGGCCGTGAAAGAGCTATTGTTCTTAATTTAGAg CATATCAAGGCTATTATTACATCTGAAGAG GTTCTTCTTCGGGATCCATCAGACGAAAATGTTACTCCCGTTGTTGAGGAACTTAGAAGGCGACTGAAACCAATGAATGCAAATCGTGAAGACCAGAGAGAGGAAAAAGATTCTAATGTTCAGCATGATATTGAAACAACTGAAGAAGATG AGTCTCCATTTGAATTCCGAGCTCTAGAGGTTGCTTTGGAAGCCATCTGTAGTTACCTTGCTGCACGCACATTAGAATTGGAAACTGCTGTTTACCCTGCTCTGGATATGCTAACATCAAAG ATTAGTAGCCGTAATCTGGATAGAGTGCGGAAATTGAAGAGTCAAATGACACGGTTGACTGCTCGTGTACAAAAG GTGAGAGATGAGCTTGAGCAACTTCTCGATGATGATGACGACATGGCTGACCTTTATTTGTCCAGAAAATTGGCTGGTGCGTCACCTGTAAGTGGATCAGGTGCAGCCAGTTGGTTTCTTGTCTCACCTACCATTGGTTCAAAAATATCTAGGGCTAGTAGAGCAAGTATTGCAACAGTTCGAGGGGATGAGAATGATGTTGAAGAGCTTGAAATGTTATTGGAG GCTTACTTCATGCAAATTGATGGCACATTTAATAAACTAACTACG CTCCGAGAATATATTGACAACACAGAAGATTACATAAACATTCAG cTGGACAATCATCGAAATCAGCTCATTCAG TTGTCTCTATGTTCATGGGCTTTTGTCATGCTGGCTGCAGTTAGAACTTTTTCTCAGTTCAGGAACTGTGTGTGCATCTATCTACTCTTTGATTGCTGGGATTTTTGGGATGAACATTCCATATTCTTGGAATCATGA
- the LOC129894221 gene encoding magnesium transporter MRS2-I-like isoform X1 — MMMMGREGGGHVVPVDPGTVVGVLKKKGVGSRSWLLMDASGLETVLDVDKYEIMHRVQIHARDLRIIDPLLSYPSAILGRERAIVLNLEHIKAIITSEEVLLRDPSDENVTPVVEELRRRLKPMNANREDQREEKDSNVQHDIETTEEDESPFEFRALEVALEAICSYLAARTLELETAVYPALDMLTSKISSRNLDRVRKLKSQMTRLTARVQKVRDELEQLLDDDDDMADLYLSRKLAGASPVSGSGAASWFLVSPTIGSKISRASRASIATVRGDENDVEELEMLLEAYFMQIDGTFNKLTTLREYIDNTEDYINIQLDNHRNQLIQLELFLSSGTVCASIYSLIAGIFGMNIPYSWNHEHGYMFKWVVAISGMICAVLFILIISYARFKGLVGS; from the exons atgatgatgatgggtCGAGAAGGTGGTGGGCATGTGGTTCCGGTGGATCCAGGTACGGTGGTGGGTGTATTGAAGAAGAAAGGTGTGGGTTCAAGGAGTTGGCTTTTGATGGATGCTTCAGGTTTGGAAACTGTTCTAGATGTTGATAAGTATGAGATTATGCATCGCGTGCAAATTCACGCTCGTGATCTTCGCATTATCGATCCTCTTCTTTCTTATCCTTCCGCCATTCTTGGCCGTGAAAGAGCTATTGTTCTTAATTTAGAg CATATCAAGGCTATTATTACATCTGAAGAG GTTCTTCTTCGGGATCCATCAGACGAAAATGTTACTCCCGTTGTTGAGGAACTTAGAAGGCGACTGAAACCAATGAATGCAAATCGTGAAGACCAGAGAGAGGAAAAAGATTCTAATGTTCAGCATGATATTGAAACAACTGAAGAAGATG AGTCTCCATTTGAATTCCGAGCTCTAGAGGTTGCTTTGGAAGCCATCTGTAGTTACCTTGCTGCACGCACATTAGAATTGGAAACTGCTGTTTACCCTGCTCTGGATATGCTAACATCAAAG ATTAGTAGCCGTAATCTGGATAGAGTGCGGAAATTGAAGAGTCAAATGACACGGTTGACTGCTCGTGTACAAAAG GTGAGAGATGAGCTTGAGCAACTTCTCGATGATGATGACGACATGGCTGACCTTTATTTGTCCAGAAAATTGGCTGGTGCGTCACCTGTAAGTGGATCAGGTGCAGCCAGTTGGTTTCTTGTCTCACCTACCATTGGTTCAAAAATATCTAGGGCTAGTAGAGCAAGTATTGCAACAGTTCGAGGGGATGAGAATGATGTTGAAGAGCTTGAAATGTTATTGGAG GCTTACTTCATGCAAATTGATGGCACATTTAATAAACTAACTACG CTCCGAGAATATATTGACAACACAGAAGATTACATAAACATTCAG cTGGACAATCATCGAAATCAGCTCATTCAG TTAGAACTTTTTCTCAGTTCAGGAACTGTGTGTGCATCTATCTACTCTTTGATTGCTGGGATTTTTGGGATGAACATTCCATATTCTTGGAATCATGAACATGGTTACATGTTTAAATGG GTGGTAGCCATTAGCGGCATGATCTGCGCTGTGCTTTTCATACTTATAATCTCTTACGCTCGCTTCAAAGGGCTTGTTGGATCGTGA